The genomic DNA TGCGCGAGCCGCAGTCGCAGGTGACGTCCGGATCGCCGGTCGTCCAGCCCTCGAAGAAGCACGAGTTCTCCGGATCGGCCACACAGATGCGGGTGTCGTGCTGCATGTAGTGGACGTAGCGGGCGAGGGTCGCCGAGGTGCCGCCGGTGCCTGCCGTGGCGACGATCCACGTGGGCTCCGGGAACCGCTCCAGCTCCAGCTGACGGAAGATGGATTCGGCGATGTTGTTGTTGCCGCGCCAGTCCGTGGCCCGTTCCGCGTAGGTGAACTGGTCCATGTAGTGGCCGCCGGTCTCCGCGGCGAGGGCGGCGGACTCCTCGTACATCTTGCGCGAGTCGTCCACGAAGTGGCACTGCGCGCCGTGGAACTCGATCAGGCGGCACTTCTCGGCGCTCGTCGTGCGGGGCATGACCGCGATGAAGGGCACGCCGATCAGCTTCGCGAAATAGGCCTCGGAGACGGCCGTCGAGCCGCTGGACGCCTCGATGACCGGGCGGCCGGGCCGGATCCAGCCATTGCAGAGTCCGTACAGGAACAGCGAGCGGGCGAGCCGGTGCTTGAGGCTGCCGGTGGGATGGGTCGACTCGTCCTTGAGGTACAGGTCGATTCCCCACTCCTCGGGCAGTGGGAAGCGCAGCAGATGCGTGTCGGCCGAGCGGTTGGCGTCGGCCTGGACCTTACGGACGGCTTCCTTGAGCCAGCTCCGGTAGTCGGCGTCGCTGTGGTCGACATCGAGGGTTTCGCCGGGATGAGTGGTACGGGGAGTGCTCACGGCGGGGCTCCTTACACGGTGTGCCGACGCCGCGTCGCGCGGTCGGACGCCTCGATCATAAACACCTTCCGCACGCTTCTCACCTGCATAAACACACCTTTGAGCACCCCAAAGGCACCCCTGGGGCAGGGGTGCGCCGGGTGGTGGGGGCGCATCCGCGCGAGTGCGCCGGATACCCGCCCCCACCTCGCCGTGCGTACTGGTGCTCGCTGCCGGGGGCGGGCAGACTGCACCGCAGGGGACGTCGGTTCCGAACGCGGGCGCACACTGGAGCACGACCACACTCGATCAGGGCCCGCCTGGATCACGACCCGACGCGGGATCCACGGCACGGCACAGGCGAAGCGCACAAGGGGGCGGAGCATCATGGCGGAGCCGGAGTTCACGGCCACAGGCGTGCGGATCGGGAAGAGGCTGCGCTCGCTCACCCGGGCCGGGCAGGTCCGGATCAGCGGCGGCAGGCTTGAGCTGCTCACCAGCTACGGCAGCGA from Streptomyces avermitilis MA-4680 = NBRC 14893 includes the following:
- a CDS encoding PLP-dependent cysteine synthase family protein, whose translation is MSTPRTTHPGETLDVDHSDADYRSWLKEAVRKVQADANRSADTHLLRFPLPEEWGIDLYLKDESTHPTGSLKHRLARSLFLYGLCNGWIRPGRPVIEASSGSTAVSEAYFAKLIGVPFIAVMPRTTSAEKCRLIEFHGAQCHFVDDSRKMYEESAALAAETGGHYMDQFTYAERATDWRGNNNIAESIFRQLELERFPEPTWIVATAGTGGTSATLARYVHYMQHDTRICVADPENSCFFEGWTTGDPDVTCDCGSRIEGIGRPRMEPSFVPGAIDRMMKVPDAASVAAVRALEQAMGRKAGGSTGTGLWSALKIVAEMVAEGRRGSVVTLLCDPGDRYLDKYYSDAWLAEQGLDIAPYTAAIDSLLATGVWRD